The following coding sequences are from one Comamonas koreensis window:
- a CDS encoding DUF3631 domain-containing protein — protein MSKKILQHKSNTVNLLFKGIDAPREGEFQARELIAEVIAFIKRYAFLSDSSALATALWIFHTWCYEYFERSPLLLINAPERACGKTQLLKLIKLLAFAPLETANISTASLFRIINEHRPTLLIDEADTFMKGKDEMAGIINNGYEKGGYVLRMESDAKSGEQICCAFQVFGPKALAGIALERHLPSATMSRGIQVPMKRKTKDDTVQRLRSMDKEEVAYLRSGILRFIRDNALKFESTTIMLPEQLGDREQDCWEPLLTIAHLLGHEWGEKATAAALLISAETEPPKSSSNQLLEDIREVLQDYQGMYIASAQLLELLHNHLDMDWCRYNHGQPLSARQLAKFLAPYEIKPKTVRVGPSNTPKGYEMRHFFQAFERYLPVLLTQDEMEETPIASSFPPARPENEYQQIFSADGDESNERLKPSIVASEDPFAIPKLMTKQNTPQTGKPPIPNF, from the coding sequence ATGTCTAAAAAAATTCTTCAGCACAAGTCAAATACTGTCAATCTTTTATTTAAAGGTATTGATGCACCACGGGAAGGCGAATTTCAAGCGCGAGAACTTATAGCTGAAGTGATTGCTTTCATAAAAAGATATGCTTTTCTTTCTGATAGCTCAGCTCTCGCCACGGCACTGTGGATCTTTCATACGTGGTGTTACGAGTATTTTGAAAGATCTCCGTTGCTGCTAATAAATGCTCCAGAAAGAGCGTGTGGAAAAACGCAATTGTTGAAACTAATAAAGTTATTGGCTTTTGCGCCGCTAGAAACCGCGAATATTAGTACGGCATCGCTATTTAGGATAATCAATGAGCATCGTCCAACACTTTTAATCGATGAGGCCGATACCTTCATGAAAGGTAAGGATGAAATGGCAGGGATTATAAACAATGGATATGAAAAGGGAGGCTATGTCTTGAGAATGGAGTCTGATGCGAAAAGTGGAGAGCAGATATGCTGTGCGTTCCAAGTTTTTGGGCCTAAGGCACTAGCGGGTATAGCTTTGGAACGGCATTTGCCATCAGCCACGATGAGCCGTGGAATTCAGGTGCCAATGAAGCGCAAGACCAAGGATGACACCGTACAAAGATTGCGCAGTATGGATAAAGAAGAAGTTGCTTATCTGCGATCAGGTATCTTGCGCTTTATCCGTGATAACGCACTGAAGTTCGAAAGTACAACTATTATGTTACCTGAACAGCTTGGAGATCGAGAGCAAGACTGCTGGGAGCCTCTATTGACTATTGCTCACCTATTGGGGCATGAATGGGGCGAAAAAGCAACTGCAGCGGCATTGTTAATTTCCGCTGAAACTGAACCGCCTAAATCCTCTTCTAATCAGCTCTTGGAGGATATACGCGAAGTACTGCAAGATTATCAAGGAATGTATATTGCCTCAGCGCAACTGCTGGAATTACTTCACAATCATCTCGATATGGATTGGTGCCGATACAACCACGGACAGCCACTGAGTGCCCGCCAGTTAGCCAAGTTCCTTGCACCTTATGAAATTAAGCCAAAGACTGTACGTGTCGGGCCATCCAATACGCCAAAGGGATACGAAATGCGTCATTTTTTCCAGGCATTCGAGCGTTACCTGCCAGTGTTACTCACTCAAGACGAGATGGAAGAAACTCCAATCGCCTCGTCGTTTCCGCCAGCACGGCCGGAAAACGAATACCAACAAATCTTTTCTGCAGACGGCGACGAAAGCAACGAGCGATTGAAACCTTCAATTGTTGCGAGCGAAGATCCCTTCGCAATTCCTAAGTTGATGACAAAACAGAACACCCCGCAAACGGGTAAACCGCCAATCCCAAACTTTTAA
- a CDS encoding tyrosine-type recombinase/integrase, translating to MPVVSFTPAFMATGLICPSDKKKIEYSVADEPGLFVECRTSKTAIPTWYLRLKNPKGTNCYKKLGTIEDLTLSQAKKKAAQVRSEHQIEKNEEEAIKQTPGLMTLDKFFHDYYLPYASQHKRSINRDESLYRVHIAPRFKDVPLQSISRLEVQKFHTDLRSQGLSPASADHGIKLMRRFLNLALQWDFIEKNALKGIKLFNVDNQVENYLDDEQLARLLHVLKTDYNRPICHILMFLLSTGARLNEALTATWKNVSEEGRVWKVEAKRSKSKKSRSIPLNDSALWVLAQLDSKEKSDYLFPSPVTAKPYTAFTYQWYRIRKLAGLNLRIHDLRHSFASFLVSNGRSLFEVQQILGHSDPKVTMRYAHLSAKTLQDASNAGSMIIPCSG from the coding sequence ATGCCTGTCGTTAGTTTTACCCCTGCCTTCATGGCTACTGGTCTGATATGCCCCTCAGACAAGAAGAAGATCGAGTACAGCGTGGCCGATGAACCCGGCCTATTTGTTGAGTGCCGCACATCTAAAACTGCTATTCCAACTTGGTATTTGCGCCTGAAAAATCCAAAGGGTACCAACTGCTACAAGAAGCTGGGCACGATCGAAGACCTGACCCTGTCGCAGGCCAAGAAAAAGGCAGCTCAGGTGCGAAGCGAGCATCAGATAGAGAAGAATGAGGAAGAGGCTATCAAGCAGACCCCAGGCTTGATGACCTTGGACAAGTTCTTTCATGACTACTACCTGCCGTATGCATCCCAGCACAAGCGATCTATCAATCGAGATGAGTCACTGTACCGAGTTCACATCGCGCCCAGGTTCAAGGATGTGCCATTGCAGTCCATTTCCCGGCTGGAGGTGCAGAAGTTCCACACTGACCTGCGCTCTCAAGGGCTCAGCCCAGCTTCTGCGGACCATGGGATCAAGCTAATGCGCCGGTTTCTCAATTTAGCCTTGCAATGGGACTTCATTGAGAAAAATGCGCTCAAGGGCATCAAGCTGTTTAACGTTGATAACCAAGTCGAGAACTATCTTGATGACGAGCAGCTTGCGCGTCTGCTGCATGTCCTGAAAACAGACTACAACCGACCGATCTGCCACATTTTGATGTTCCTGCTTAGCACAGGTGCCCGCTTGAATGAAGCACTAACGGCCACCTGGAAAAATGTCAGCGAGGAAGGTCGAGTATGGAAGGTCGAAGCAAAAAGATCGAAGTCCAAGAAGTCCCGTTCGATCCCCCTGAACGACTCTGCTTTGTGGGTCTTGGCCCAGCTGGATAGTAAAGAAAAATCAGACTATTTGTTTCCCTCTCCAGTCACTGCCAAGCCGTACACAGCTTTCACTTATCAATGGTACCGAATTAGAAAGCTAGCCGGACTGAATCTGCGCATTCATGATCTTCGCCACTCATTTGCCTCATTTTTGGTATCCAATGGACGCAGCTTGTTCGAAGTGCAGCAGATCCTTGGGCACAGTGATCCCAAAGTGACAATGCGGTACGCACATCTATCAGCTAAGACATTGCAGGATGCATCGAACGCGGGCTCGATGATCATCCCTTGTTCAGGGTAA
- a CDS encoding DUF3784 domain-containing protein has product MDLNQKIAQRRAELQQEQAAEISRRREEARQQAIEKETELKELEELAAKEAVARIQAIEAQLSGSKSGAPMFPASEQRVSEQADKKVDAHIQKLALARFTGVQELLCAIFFMSGIWGFFEAWWLGLGLWVAGGIYFSRVTSSYETQIKGELNQRGKE; this is encoded by the coding sequence TTGGACCTGAACCAAAAAATTGCACAGCGGCGGGCCGAGTTGCAGCAAGAACAGGCTGCAGAAATTTCCCGTAGGAGGGAAGAGGCGCGGCAACAAGCCATCGAGAAGGAGACTGAGCTTAAAGAGCTTGAGGAGTTGGCTGCAAAAGAGGCAGTAGCTCGCATCCAGGCTATTGAGGCCCAGCTCTCAGGCTCTAAATCAGGTGCCCCTATGTTCCCAGCCTCTGAGCAACGAGTGAGCGAGCAAGCGGACAAGAAGGTCGATGCTCATATCCAGAAGTTAGCACTAGCCAGATTCACTGGTGTACAGGAGCTGTTGTGCGCCATCTTCTTCATGTCTGGAATCTGGGGCTTCTTTGAGGCGTGGTGGCTCGGCTTAGGCCTATGGGTCGCTGGCGGTATTTACTTTTCCAGGGTGACGTCGAGCTATGAGACACAGATCAAGGGTGAATTAAACCAAAGGGGCAAAGAATGA